A genome region from Pygocentrus nattereri isolate fPygNat1 chromosome 10, fPygNat1.pri, whole genome shotgun sequence includes the following:
- the fosaa gene encoding proto-oncogene c-Fos — translation MFLSKVNGVDSAPRCSSASPDGDTLAGYQPMETTQGAVSDREASATPFVPTVTAISTTPDLQWMVQPTIVTSVSPSPGRAAANEAQSSLKTHGGKGKSASRKGKVEQLTPEEEEKKRIRRERNKMAAAKCRNRRRELTDTLQAETDKLEEDKAALQAEIANLLKEKERLEYVLATHKPLCQLPEELDSIFPESPQPLPSSESTSKLPEDGAQDTPSLQDLETPSVPSSAISGNSNILLCSSAEVSLCDLEPSLDVKEELLENILGTVDEDRISVETARSVPDIDLTGSLGFTDWETLYKSVANDLEPLTTPVVSTSTPTCSNYLSVFTFACPELDSLAEELDGCKGGTSKSDSNVDILNSPTLLAL, via the exons ATGTTCCTCAGCAAAGTGAACGGCGTCGACTCTGCGCCCCGGTGCAGCTCTGCATCTCCGGACGGGGACACCCTCGCAGGTTACCAGCCGATGGAGACCACACAG GGGGCCGTTTCTGACCGAGAGGCGTCTGCGACTCCGTTTGTTCCTACGGTGACTGCGATCTCGACCACCCCAGACTTGCAGTGGATGGTCCAGCCCACCATCGTCACGTCCGTCTCGCCGTCTCCGGGCAGAGCTGCAGCCAATGAGGCGCAGAGCTCCCTCAAAACACACGGGGGCAAGGGGAAAAGCGCCTCCAGGAAGGGGAAAGTCGAGCAG CTCACCCCagaagaggaggaaaagaagagaaTAAGGAGGGAGAGGAATAAGATGGCTGCAGCGAAGTGCCGCAACAGACGGAGAGAGCTCACAGACACCTTGCAGGCT GAAACCGACAAGCTGGAGGAAGACAAAGCAGCTCTGCAGGCTGAAATAGCAAATCTCCTCAAGGAGAAGGAAAGACTCGAGTACGTTCTTGCCACACATAAGCCTTTGTGCCAGCTGCCCGAAGAGCTGGACAGCATTTTCCCAGAGTCGCCACAGCCGCTCCCTTCTTCAGAATCGACCAGCAAGCTCCCTGAGGATGGTGCACAGGACACACCGTCTCTACAAGACTTGGAAACCCCTTCTGTCCCATCCTCAGCTATCTCAGGGAACTCCAACATCCTGCTGTGCTCCAGTGCAGAGGTCAGCCTCTGTGACCTTGAGCCATCGCTGGACGTCAAGGAGGAGCTCCTGGAAAATATCCTTGGCACAGTGGATGAGGACAGGATCTCAGTGGAAACAGCCCGCTCTGTCCCTGACATTGACCTCACTGGTTCCCTGGGATTCACAGACTGGGAAACCCTGTACAAGTCTGTGGCCAATGATCTGGAACCCTTAACCACCCCCGTGGTGAGCACATCTACACCCACATGCAGCAATTACCTGTCTGTCTTCACCTTTGCTTGCCCAGAGCTGGACTCTCTTGCTGAGGAACTGGATGGCTGCAAAGGTGGGACATCCAAATCTGATTCCAATGTAGATATCCTGAACTCACCCACACTCCTGGCATTATAA